One window from the genome of Rhodopseudomonas sp. P2A-2r encodes:
- a CDS encoding ABC transporter substrate-binding protein has protein sequence MASVVLFAASTASAQETKPLKLGAVLDMSGLFADITGPGSEAAAKMAVEDFGGEVLGRKVQIVVADHLNKSDLAANFTREMIDNQGVEAIVDVAGSATALAAAEMAKARGKIIMFNGPGAVRLTNEACGPYMVHYTYDTYALASVTGLATVKRGLNSWFFLTADYAFGQELERDTSNIVIKAGGKVLGSVRHPINTSDFSSFLLQAQSSKANVIGLANAGGDTINAIKQAAEFGLTQSGQKMSPLLAFISDIDSVGLETAQGLLLAEAFYWDLNDETRAFSKRFMERTKRAPTSAQAGVYSSVTTYLNAVKKAGTVESSAVMKVMKETPINDMFAKNGRIREDGRMVHDMYLFEVKKPAESKARWDDYKLLATVSGDDAFQPLAASRCPLIKK, from the coding sequence ATGGCATCCGTGGTGCTGTTCGCGGCATCGACCGCATCGGCGCAGGAAACCAAGCCGCTCAAGCTCGGCGCAGTGCTCGACATGTCCGGCCTGTTCGCCGACATTACGGGGCCGGGCAGCGAAGCTGCTGCCAAGATGGCTGTCGAGGATTTCGGTGGCGAAGTGCTCGGCCGCAAGGTCCAGATCGTCGTCGCCGACCATCTCAACAAATCGGACCTTGCCGCCAACTTCACCCGGGAAATGATCGACAACCAGGGCGTCGAGGCGATCGTCGACGTGGCGGGCTCGGCCACGGCACTGGCCGCGGCCGAAATGGCCAAGGCGCGCGGCAAGATCATCATGTTCAACGGTCCGGGCGCCGTCCGGCTGACCAACGAGGCCTGCGGTCCGTACATGGTCCACTACACCTACGACACCTACGCGCTGGCCAGCGTCACCGGTCTCGCCACGGTGAAGCGCGGGTTGAACAGCTGGTTCTTCCTGACGGCGGACTATGCGTTCGGCCAGGAGCTGGAGCGCGACACTTCAAACATCGTCATCAAGGCCGGTGGCAAGGTGCTCGGCAGCGTCAGGCATCCGATCAACACCTCGGACTTCTCCTCGTTCCTGTTGCAGGCGCAGAGTTCGAAGGCCAACGTGATCGGTCTCGCCAATGCCGGCGGCGACACCATCAATGCCATCAAGCAGGCGGCTGAGTTCGGCCTGACGCAGTCCGGTCAGAAGATGTCGCCGCTGCTGGCGTTCATTTCGGACATCGACAGCGTCGGGCTTGAAACCGCGCAGGGCCTGTTGCTTGCCGAAGCGTTCTATTGGGACCTCAACGACGAAACGCGCGCCTTTTCCAAGCGGTTCATGGAGCGCACCAAGCGCGCGCCAACGTCCGCGCAGGCAGGCGTCTACTCGTCGGTGACGACCTATCTCAACGCCGTCAAGAAGGCCGGCACCGTCGAGTCGTCCGCCGTGATGAAGGTCATGAAGGAAACCCCGATCAACGACATGTTCGCCAAGAACGGTCGGATCCGCGAAGATGGCCGCATGGTGCACGACATGTACCTGTTCGAGGTGAAGAAGCCCGCCGAATCGAAGGCGCGCTGGGATGACTACAAGCTGCTCGCGACCGTCTCCGGCGACGACGCGTTCCAGCCGCTCGCAGCTTCGCGCTGCCCGCTGATCAAGAAGTAG